Proteins encoded in a region of the Elizabethkingia bruuniana genome:
- a CDS encoding amidohydrolase — MSQANNYTLKNVLLETGFEYDQKEVIRTQTGLFCVEIENNAIKAVTPNNPYAKAIDAKKRLMLPAFKDMHIHIDKTLFGLPWKAVSQTRRTVKDMIAYEQKIIPELLKTSTERAEKLIAFTQSYGTHYARTHFNVDPTSGLKSLEHLELALKNKKDSFQAELVAFPQHGVYYTNTAPLMKEVAQLKSVDFIGGLDPFSIDGSIEKQMDFIVQLALDNHKGIDIHLHETGESGIKTIEFLINKALENPELRGKTFVSHAFALGHLSSAETEKIAERLAAAQVGIASSIPFKNTIMPIPTLMKHGVNVLIGNDNVQDHWGTFGSGNMLQKAKLAAELYGYGTEYNLSRMLKLATQNITPLDDKGNMQWPKAGAAANIVLVDASCSAEAVSRMAPVHSLIHEGSLIFQK; from the coding sequence ATGTCACAAGCAAATAATTATACTTTAAAAAACGTCCTTTTAGAAACTGGCTTTGAATACGATCAAAAAGAAGTCATCAGAACCCAAACCGGACTTTTCTGTGTAGAAATTGAAAACAATGCAATAAAGGCTGTTACACCCAACAATCCTTATGCAAAAGCTATAGATGCAAAAAAACGGTTAATGCTTCCTGCATTTAAGGATATGCATATTCATATTGACAAAACATTATTCGGGCTACCATGGAAAGCAGTTTCGCAAACCAGAAGGACAGTAAAGGATATGATTGCTTATGAGCAAAAAATTATTCCTGAATTACTAAAGACTTCTACAGAACGTGCAGAAAAACTGATAGCGTTTACACAATCTTATGGTACTCATTACGCCAGAACTCATTTTAATGTAGATCCTACTTCCGGATTAAAATCTCTGGAACATCTGGAACTGGCACTAAAGAACAAAAAAGATTCTTTTCAGGCAGAATTAGTAGCCTTTCCTCAACATGGTGTATACTATACCAATACAGCTCCTTTAATGAAAGAAGTCGCTCAGCTAAAGAGTGTTGATTTTATTGGCGGCTTAGATCCTTTCAGTATAGATGGAAGTATTGAAAAGCAAATGGATTTTATTGTACAGCTGGCTTTGGACAACCATAAAGGAATAGACATCCATCTTCATGAGACAGGAGAATCGGGAATAAAAACAATAGAATTTTTGATCAATAAAGCGCTGGAAAACCCTGAACTGAGAGGCAAGACATTTGTGAGCCATGCCTTTGCATTAGGACATCTTTCTTCTGCTGAAACAGAGAAAATAGCGGAGCGACTGGCAGCAGCACAAGTGGGAATCGCCTCTTCTATACCATTCAAAAATACTATTATGCCTATTCCTACCCTAATGAAGCATGGTGTAAATGTATTAATCGGTAATGATAATGTACAGGATCATTGGGGAACCTTTGGTTCAGGTAATATGCTTCAAAAAGCAAAACTGGCTGCTGAACTCTATGGTTACGGAACCGAATACAATCTTTCCAGAATGCTAAAACTGGCAACCCAAAATATTACTCCACTGGATGATAAAGGAAATATGCAATGGCCAAAAGCAGGAGCTGCTGCCAATATTGTACTGGTAGATGCAAGCTGTTCTGCTGAAGCAGTTTCCAGAATGGCTCCTGTTCATTCTCTAATCCATGAAGGGAGTTTGATTTTTCAAAAATAA
- a CDS encoding type IA DNA topoisomerase: protein MKLCIAEKPSVAKDIAKVLGANTPMQGYFEGNGYWVTWTFGHLCTLKEPHDYGPQYKSWNLIFLPIIPQNFGIKLISNSGVQKQFKVIEKLVGDCEEVINCGDAGQEGELIQRWVLQKAKCNKPVKRLWISSLTEDAIKEGFASLKPAEDYKNLYLAGNARAIGDWLLGINATRLFTKKFGGNKAVLSIGRVQTPTLAMLVQRQKEIDAFQTEEYWELKTTYREVLFNAAIDRLKTQEKAEKGLEYLKQHPFEIVSFEIKEGKEKNPRLFDLTGLQVEANRKYGFSAESTLKYIQSLYEKKHTTYPRVDTTYLSESLYPKIGGILRSMYFYREYTESLLSQPIPMSKAVFDDTKVTDHHAIIPTEVPPSQNLSKEEKLIYDLVARRFIAVFYPECKISNTLVEGKVGTIPFKANGKQILEPGWRIIYAKDKKESSEKNKEEEQNIPEFKVGESGEHIPVIHQGKTSPPKPYTEATLLRAMETAGKQVEDEELRELMKNNGIGRPSTRANIIETLFKRKYIDKKKKNLYATTTGIELIDTIEDELLKSPELTGEWEFKLRKIESGTYEANHFKEELIQMVTDLTRKVINEKAKVISLHQIPEVKEKKEKAPRKSTVIEWEQEKCPKCKDQHLMKGKTAIGCSDFKNCGFKVPFILFGKKITEKQIQDLVSKGKTSKLKGFSEHPADLKEGVLSLDENFNIQLG, encoded by the coding sequence ATGAAGTTGTGTATTGCCGAAAAACCAAGTGTAGCTAAAGATATCGCCAAAGTATTAGGTGCAAATACTCCTATGCAGGGTTATTTCGAAGGCAATGGCTACTGGGTTACCTGGACCTTTGGCCACTTATGCACACTTAAAGAACCTCATGATTACGGACCTCAATACAAATCCTGGAATTTAATTTTCCTTCCCATTATCCCACAAAATTTTGGTATAAAGCTTATTTCCAACAGCGGAGTACAAAAGCAATTTAAGGTTATTGAAAAATTAGTCGGCGACTGTGAAGAAGTAATAAACTGCGGTGATGCCGGCCAGGAAGGGGAATTGATACAACGATGGGTATTACAAAAAGCAAAATGCAATAAACCGGTAAAAAGATTATGGATTTCTTCACTTACCGAAGATGCCATAAAAGAAGGCTTTGCAAGCCTGAAGCCAGCTGAAGATTATAAGAATCTATATCTTGCCGGCAATGCCCGTGCTATAGGCGACTGGTTACTGGGTATAAATGCAACCCGACTATTTACTAAGAAATTTGGCGGAAACAAAGCTGTTCTTTCTATCGGGAGGGTACAAACTCCAACACTGGCAATGCTGGTACAGCGACAAAAAGAAATAGATGCTTTCCAAACAGAGGAATACTGGGAACTAAAAACAACTTATCGGGAAGTACTGTTTAATGCAGCCATCGATCGTTTAAAAACTCAGGAGAAGGCAGAAAAAGGCTTGGAATACCTGAAGCAGCATCCTTTTGAGATCGTTTCATTCGAAATTAAAGAAGGAAAAGAAAAGAACCCGCGTCTTTTCGACCTTACCGGATTGCAGGTGGAAGCCAATAGAAAATATGGTTTCTCTGCAGAAAGCACGCTGAAATATATCCAGAGTCTATACGAAAAGAAGCATACTACCTATCCACGTGTAGATACAACATACTTATCGGAAAGTTTATATCCAAAAATTGGCGGAATTCTGCGCAGCATGTATTTCTACAGAGAATATACAGAATCTTTACTATCACAGCCTATACCTATGTCTAAAGCGGTATTTGATGATACCAAGGTAACAGATCACCATGCAATTATCCCAACGGAAGTACCTCCTTCTCAAAATCTGAGTAAGGAAGAGAAACTTATTTATGATCTGGTAGCCAGAAGGTTTATTGCGGTGTTCTATCCGGAATGTAAAATATCCAATACATTGGTAGAAGGAAAAGTCGGTACTATTCCTTTCAAAGCAAACGGAAAGCAAATATTGGAACCTGGTTGGCGAATTATTTATGCCAAGGATAAAAAGGAAAGCTCTGAAAAGAATAAAGAAGAGGAACAAAATATTCCTGAATTTAAAGTTGGTGAAAGTGGTGAACACATTCCGGTTATTCATCAGGGAAAAACTTCTCCTCCAAAACCTTATACCGAAGCAACATTGCTACGGGCTATGGAAACTGCAGGAAAGCAGGTTGAGGATGAAGAATTGCGTGAATTAATGAAAAACAATGGTATTGGGAGACCTTCAACCCGTGCCAACATTATCGAAACGCTTTTCAAAAGAAAATATATTGACAAAAAGAAAAAGAACCTATACGCAACTACAACGGGTATAGAACTTATTGATACTATTGAGGATGAGCTTTTGAAAAGTCCGGAACTTACTGGAGAATGGGAATTTAAGTTACGAAAAATAGAAAGCGGAACTTACGAGGCCAATCATTTCAAGGAAGAACTGATTCAAATGGTGACCGACCTTACCCGGAAGGTTATTAATGAAAAAGCCAAGGTGATATCGCTACACCAGATCCCGGAAGTTAAAGAGAAAAAAGAAAAAGCTCCGAGAAAAAGTACAGTTATTGAATGGGAGCAGGAAAAGTGTCCTAAATGTAAAGATCAGCACCTGATGAAAGGTAAAACAGCCATTGGCTGTTCCGATTTTAAAAATTGCGGTTTCAAAGTTCCTTTCATTTTGTTTGGTAAAAAAATTACCGAAAAACAAATTCAGGATTTAGTTTCAAAAGGAAAGACGTCCAAATTAAAAGGTTTCTCAGAACACCCAGCAGACCTGAAAGAAGGCGTTCTGTCATTGGATGAAAACTTTAATATACAATTAGGATAG
- a CDS encoding sodium:solute symporter — MSPVVLLLIVFAYFAILLYVSYRTGKGSNNESFFIGNRNSNWMLVAFGMIGTSLSGVTFVSVPGAVGKDNFSYLQITLGYLIGYIIIAYVLLPLYYRLKLTSIYSYLQQRMGKLSEKTGATIFIISRLVGATARLYLVVNILQMTILDKLGVPFIATTIIILGMIILYTYEGGVKTIVWTDTLQTSCMLGGLIICTIYMLSHMGISVGESFTAMHEKGYTQIFGTDPMEKNFFIKQIIAGAFITITMTGIDQEMMQKSLSVTNLKDSQKNMVSLGFIMLVVIGLFLYMGGLLHLYGAREHVEAVGDGLFPAIALEHMSPVISVIFIIALISALFPSADGAMTALTSSFCIDILNIKNKGWEEKKQEKIRKRVHIIVAISFLIMVLVFKWINDSSMIGIILKLAGFTYGPLLGLFVFGIFTKYKVKDHLVPYVCIAAPVISYFIDKYQEQIFGDFKIGLELLLINGLLTFIGLFLIRKK, encoded by the coding sequence ATGTCACCAGTTGTACTGTTATTAATTGTTTTCGCCTATTTCGCTATTTTACTCTACGTTTCGTACAGAACCGGAAAAGGAAGTAATAATGAAAGTTTTTTTATCGGAAACCGTAACAGTAACTGGATGCTGGTTGCCTTCGGAATGATTGGCACCTCCTTATCCGGTGTTACATTTGTGAGTGTTCCCGGTGCAGTCGGAAAAGACAACTTCAGCTATTTACAGATTACACTGGGATATCTTATAGGCTACATTATTATCGCTTATGTACTCCTTCCACTCTACTACCGTTTAAAGCTCACCTCTATATACAGTTACCTGCAACAGCGAATGGGAAAATTATCCGAAAAAACCGGAGCTACAATTTTTATTATTTCCCGTTTAGTTGGTGCTACTGCGAGACTTTATCTGGTTGTTAATATCCTGCAGATGACAATTCTGGATAAACTAGGTGTCCCTTTTATTGCTACAACTATTATTATCCTGGGAATGATTATTCTGTACACTTACGAAGGTGGTGTAAAAACTATTGTATGGACAGATACACTCCAAACTTCCTGTATGCTGGGCGGGTTAATCATCTGTACAATTTATATGCTTTCGCATATGGGGATAAGTGTAGGTGAAAGCTTTACAGCAATGCATGAAAAGGGTTATACTCAGATATTCGGTACAGATCCTATGGAGAAGAATTTCTTTATTAAACAGATTATTGCCGGCGCCTTTATTACAATTACTATGACAGGTATAGACCAGGAAATGATGCAGAAAAGCCTTTCTGTAACCAACCTAAAAGACTCTCAGAAAAACATGGTAAGTCTTGGCTTCATTATGTTGGTGGTTATTGGTCTATTCCTTTATATGGGAGGATTATTACACCTGTATGGAGCAAGAGAACATGTTGAAGCTGTTGGTGATGGTCTATTCCCGGCTATAGCTCTGGAGCATATGTCTCCAGTAATTTCCGTTATCTTTATCATTGCCTTAATTTCGGCTTTATTTCCAAGTGCAGATGGTGCGATGACAGCCCTTACCTCTTCTTTCTGTATTGACATTCTGAATATTAAAAATAAAGGCTGGGAAGAGAAAAAGCAGGAAAAAATAAGAAAAAGAGTACACATTATTGTTGCTATATCTTTCCTTATTATGGTACTTGTCTTTAAATGGATTAACGACAGTTCCATGATCGGAATAATCCTGAAATTAGCAGGCTTTACATATGGACCATTATTAGGTCTATTTGTCTTCGGAATATTCACAAAATACAAAGTCAAAGACCACCTGGTTCCTTATGTATGTATTGCAGCGCCAGTAATCAGTTACTTTATAGACAAATATCAAGAACAGATTTTTGGAGATTTCAAAATAGGATTAGAGTTATTGCTTATCAACGGATTACTAACATTTATCGGATTATTCCTGATCAGAAAGAAATAA
- a CDS encoding ABC transporter permease, protein MNLVNLFRIAWKALLRNKLRAFLTMLGIIIGVASVIAMTAIGEGSKKSISDQLSSMGSNMITIRPTSNVNVSGGARIGAAGLQSLKPVDVDAIAKGADDVSYVSPAVQTNGQSISGANNWPTQLQGVNADYFSIRDWNVSDGMLFTAKDVTSSNKVCLLGQTVVGNLFPNGESPVGSIIRFNKVPMKVIGVLEAKGANAFGQDQDDVIIAPFNTVQRRFLGITYVQTIYASSATADVSQQASDEISQVLRKQHRLNPDGTNDDFSIRTQAELISTMGSTSQLLTVLLSAIAGISLIVGGIGIMNIMYVSVTERTKEIGLRMSIGARGKDILLQFLIEAVLISLTGGIIGVILGIAVSEIVTVFLAWPTYITESSILISFFVCAVTGVFFGYYPAQKASRLDPIDALRYE, encoded by the coding sequence ATGAACCTTGTAAATCTTTTCAGAATTGCCTGGAAAGCCCTTCTTAGAAACAAATTACGGGCTTTTCTTACTATGCTGGGTATTATTATCGGTGTAGCTTCGGTTATAGCAATGACGGCTATAGGTGAAGGTTCTAAAAAGAGTATCAGTGATCAGCTTTCCTCTATGGGGTCTAATATGATTACAATTCGACCAACCAGTAATGTAAATGTCTCCGGAGGGGCAAGGATTGGAGCTGCGGGTTTACAGTCTCTTAAACCAGTAGATGTTGATGCTATAGCAAAAGGAGCTGATGATGTTTCTTATGTATCACCAGCAGTACAGACCAACGGCCAATCAATAAGCGGAGCCAATAACTGGCCTACACAGTTACAGGGAGTTAATGCAGATTATTTTAGTATAAGAGACTGGAATGTATCAGATGGAATGTTATTTACAGCTAAGGATGTAACGTCGTCTAATAAAGTTTGTCTTTTGGGACAAACAGTTGTTGGTAACCTTTTTCCTAACGGGGAAAGTCCTGTAGGAAGTATTATCCGTTTTAATAAAGTACCGATGAAAGTAATTGGTGTGCTTGAAGCTAAAGGAGCAAATGCATTTGGACAGGATCAGGACGATGTTATTATAGCACCGTTTAATACTGTTCAGAGAAGATTTTTAGGTATTACTTATGTGCAGACTATTTATGCCTCTTCTGCAACGGCAGATGTTTCACAACAGGCCAGTGATGAAATCTCACAAGTGCTGAGAAAACAACACAGACTGAATCCGGATGGTACTAATGATGACTTCAGTATACGTACACAGGCCGAGCTAATCTCTACAATGGGATCTACAAGTCAGTTACTTACCGTTTTATTATCTGCTATTGCAGGGATTTCCCTTATTGTGGGTGGAATTGGTATTATGAACATTATGTATGTTTCCGTTACAGAAAGAACAAAAGAGATAGGTTTGCGTATGTCTATTGGAGCCAGAGGTAAAGATATATTACTGCAGTTTCTTATAGAAGCTGTGTTAATAAGCCTTACAGGCGGAATTATTGGTGTAATACTGGGAATTGCAGTCTCAGAGATTGTTACTGTATTTCTCGCGTGGCCTACCTATATAACTGAATCTTCCATTCTAATCTCATTCTTTGTCTGCGCAGTTACCGGTGTTTTCTTCGGTTATTATCCTGCCCAAAAGGCTTCACGCCTGGATCCTATAGATGCGTTGAGGTATGAATAA
- a CDS encoding ABC transporter ATP-binding protein has product MSKILEIIDLKRNFVMGEETVHALKGVSFSVDQGEFVTIMGSSGSGKSTMLNILGCLDKPSEGDYILDGVNIKDLSRDELAKLRNIKIGFVFQAYNLLPRTTAKENVELPLLYNPEVSAEERNKRAIEALTAVKLESRIEHLPNQMSGGQQQRVAIARALVNEPVMILADEATGNLDTRTSYEIMALMQELNKNGKTIVFVTHEPDIASFSSRTITLRDGQVIKDMKNPEVRSAKEALENLPVNDDYK; this is encoded by the coding sequence ATGTCAAAAATTTTGGAAATAATAGATTTGAAACGAAACTTTGTAATGGGTGAAGAAACTGTCCATGCACTGAAAGGTGTTAGCTTTTCCGTGGATCAAGGTGAATTTGTAACCATAATGGGAAGTAGTGGTTCTGGTAAATCTACAATGCTGAATATTTTGGGATGTCTTGATAAACCTTCGGAAGGGGATTATATTCTGGATGGTGTAAATATTAAAGATCTAAGCAGGGATGAGCTGGCAAAGCTAAGGAATATAAAAATAGGCTTTGTATTTCAGGCATATAATCTTTTACCCAGAACAACGGCTAAAGAAAATGTGGAACTTCCGCTGTTATATAATCCTGAAGTTTCTGCAGAGGAAAGAAATAAACGAGCTATAGAAGCCCTTACGGCGGTAAAGCTGGAAAGCAGGATCGAGCATTTGCCTAACCAGATGTCGGGTGGGCAGCAGCAAAGGGTTGCTATTGCAAGGGCGCTGGTAAATGAACCTGTTATGATTCTGGCGGATGAGGCTACAGGAAATCTGGATACCAGAACATCTTACGAAATTATGGCACTCATGCAGGAGTTGAACAAGAATGGTAAAACAATCGTTTTTGTGACCCATGAACCCGATATTGCTTCTTTTAGCAGCAGAACAATAACCCTAAGGGACGGGCAGGTAATTAAAGATATGAAAAATCCGGAAGTAAGATCGGCAAAAGAAGCACTGGAGAATCTTCCCGTAAATGATGACTATAAATAA
- a CDS encoding efflux RND transporter periplasmic adaptor subunit: protein MKKNNKKWLVWTILGVLIAGGLFYWIKRDTTPKIQLETTYPTIGDISQSITATGKIEPVDTVAVGTQVSGTIKNIYVDFNSKVKKGQLLAVLDPELLRDQMLQMNANLQSAKSNQAYNEINFNRQSQLYKVGAISKADYDNAQNAYNASRAQVGAVGAQLAAANKNLSLTSIYSPIDGTVLNRNISEGQTVAASFSTPTLFSIAKDLSKMQVRATIDEADIGNVQAGQKVSFTVDAFPNESFNGTVSEVRLQPTISANVVNYITMINADNTSLKLKPGMTANITVTTKELSKVMKIPAQAIAFHPDSLVAKSYVINAPAFKNSKKHKGAGKQGFNKKKTSDEAGVWILNKDNTIVHKKIKTGMDNDTEIQVISGLEKGDNIITGYKMLTKKSSKGTAKSPFLPQRSGGKGNNAGGGGPR from the coding sequence ATGAAAAAGAATAATAAAAAATGGTTAGTATGGACTATTTTAGGAGTCCTGATAGCCGGTGGACTTTTCTATTGGATTAAAAGGGATACTACACCTAAAATTCAGCTGGAAACAACTTATCCCACAATAGGAGATATTTCTCAGTCTATTACTGCTACAGGAAAAATAGAACCTGTAGATACAGTAGCTGTAGGTACACAGGTATCCGGAACTATTAAAAATATATATGTTGACTTCAATTCCAAAGTGAAAAAAGGGCAGCTTCTGGCTGTGCTGGATCCTGAATTATTGAGAGACCAAATGTTGCAAATGAATGCTAACCTCCAGAGTGCTAAAAGTAATCAGGCGTATAATGAAATCAACTTCAACAGACAATCTCAGTTGTATAAAGTTGGAGCAATAAGTAAGGCAGATTATGATAATGCACAAAATGCTTATAACGCTTCGAGAGCCCAGGTTGGAGCGGTGGGTGCTCAATTGGCTGCAGCTAATAAAAATCTGTCTTTAACCAGTATTTATTCTCCTATAGATGGTACTGTTCTGAACCGGAATATCAGCGAAGGGCAGACAGTTGCCGCAAGCTTTAGTACACCGACTCTTTTTAGCATAGCTAAAGATTTGTCGAAAATGCAGGTTCGTGCAACTATTGATGAAGCAGATATAGGGAATGTACAAGCTGGTCAGAAAGTAAGTTTCACGGTAGATGCATTTCCCAATGAAAGTTTCAACGGAACTGTCTCTGAGGTAAGATTACAACCTACTATTTCTGCTAATGTTGTGAATTATATTACCATGATTAATGCAGATAATACCAGTCTGAAATTAAAGCCGGGAATGACCGCAAATATTACGGTGACAACAAAAGAACTTTCTAAAGTGATGAAAATTCCTGCTCAGGCAATTGCTTTCCACCCGGATAGTCTGGTTGCCAAAAGCTATGTGATTAATGCTCCTGCATTCAAGAATAGCAAAAAGCACAAAGGAGCAGGAAAACAAGGATTTAATAAGAAAAAAACTTCGGATGAAGCCGGGGTCTGGATCCTGAATAAGGATAATACCATTGTGCATAAAAAAATTAAAACGGGAATGGATAACGATACCGAGATTCAGGTAATATCTGGTCTCGAGAAAGGAGATAACATTATTACAGGATATAAAATGCTCACCAAAAAATCGTCTAAAGGTACTGCTAAAAGCCCTTTCCTTCCACAACGATCAGGCGGCAAAGGGAATAATGCTGGTGGCGGTGGTCCAAGATAA
- a CDS encoding TolC family protein, giving the protein MKAKIILLICFFIITEGFSQTGGYPEQWTLENCIDYARNNNISINSLRLSGSSARQDLLQAQQAKYPNLTGSVSQGLAAVSSNNGLQFTGVPSQSIGLNSSMTIYHNGYIRNNESSKNLLVQMADLSVQEAENNITLSITQAFLNIMMAKENIVSLQQVLSTTQVLLKQGQQLYDAGSISKLNLLQLQSQVAQDEYNLTQAQNNLRTDIVNLKQLLQLPSAYDFQIQAPDSIGVSNEVRALQEAENMAQNQRPEIRFGELNIQNANLQLKMAQASTKPTLNVISSASTNYTNGNGSYTSQLGNNFYLPIGLSLAIPIYNNRIYKTGVEKSKIAIEQANLDLVNTKTVLNQQVEQSYISFQNSLAQFTSAKKQMDISKQSLDIVEAQLKLGAIDYVQLQQQRLLYIQALQSFLQAKYGAVLNKQIYDFYTGTPITLTKQ; this is encoded by the coding sequence ATGAAAGCAAAGATTATACTCTTAATTTGTTTCTTTATAATAACCGAAGGCTTTTCACAAACCGGAGGTTATCCTGAACAATGGACTCTGGAAAATTGTATAGATTATGCCAGAAATAATAATATATCAATTAATTCATTGCGGCTTTCCGGAAGTTCTGCCCGTCAGGATTTACTGCAAGCTCAGCAGGCAAAATATCCGAATCTTACAGGCTCCGTTTCACAAGGTCTTGCAGCTGTAAGTTCTAATAATGGACTTCAATTTACAGGAGTTCCTTCTCAGAGTATTGGTCTAAACTCATCAATGACCATTTATCATAACGGTTATATCCGGAATAATGAGTCTTCCAAAAACCTTTTGGTACAGATGGCGGATTTGTCTGTACAGGAAGCAGAAAATAATATCACTTTGAGTATTACTCAGGCGTTTCTGAATATTATGATGGCTAAGGAAAACATTGTTTCTCTACAACAGGTGCTTTCCACAACTCAGGTATTACTGAAACAAGGACAACAGCTATATGATGCAGGAAGTATTTCTAAGCTTAACCTGTTACAGTTACAATCTCAGGTTGCACAAGACGAATATAACCTTACTCAGGCACAAAATAACCTGCGTACAGATATTGTTAATCTGAAACAATTGTTACAGTTACCTTCAGCATATGATTTCCAGATTCAAGCACCAGATAGTATAGGAGTTAGTAACGAAGTAAGAGCTCTTCAGGAAGCCGAAAATATGGCTCAGAATCAGCGTCCGGAAATCAGATTTGGAGAGCTGAATATACAGAATGCCAATTTACAGCTTAAAATGGCTCAGGCATCTACTAAGCCAACGCTGAATGTCATAAGCAGTGCTTCTACAAATTATACAAATGGAAATGGAAGCTATACATCGCAATTGGGAAATAATTTCTATTTACCAATAGGACTTAGTCTTGCTATTCCAATATATAATAACCGAATTTATAAAACTGGTGTTGAAAAATCTAAAATTGCGATTGAGCAGGCTAACCTGGATTTAGTGAATACAAAAACAGTTCTGAATCAGCAGGTCGAACAGTCTTATATAAGTTTTCAGAATTCTCTGGCTCAGTTTACATCAGCTAAAAAGCAAATGGATATTAGTAAACAAAGCTTGGATATTGTGGAAGCACAATTAAAACTGGGAGCTATAGATTATGTACAGTTACAACAGCAACGACTGCTTTATATACAAGCTTTACAGAGTTTTCTGCAAGCTAAATATGGAGCTGTTCTCAATAAACAGATTTACGATTTTTATACAGGAACTCCGATAACATTGACTAAGCAATGA
- a CDS encoding PLP-dependent cysteine synthase family protein, translating into MEYANNILETIGNTPLVKLNRVLGEDFPALVLAKVETFNPGNSVKDRMALKMIEDAEKDGRLKPGGTIIEGTSGNTGMGLALAAIIKGYKCIFVTNDKQSKEKCDILRAVGAEVIVCPTDVPPESKRSYYSVSKRLAQETPNGWYVNQYDNPSNRQAHYESTAPEIWKQTEGKLTHFVAGAGTGGTVTGCGTFFKEQNPDIQVIGIDTYGSILKHFHETGEIDKSLIHTYITEGIGEDIIPENYDMTVIDHFEKVTDKDGAIYARKLALEEGIFCGYSAGSAIAALVQMKDRFTKDDVVVVLLHDHGSRYVGKIYNDEWMKAQGWL; encoded by the coding sequence ATGGAATACGCAAATAATATTCTGGAGACTATTGGGAATACACCATTAGTAAAGCTAAACAGAGTGTTGGGTGAAGATTTCCCTGCTTTGGTTCTGGCCAAGGTAGAAACCTTTAATCCGGGCAATTCGGTGAAAGACCGTATGGCACTGAAGATGATAGAAGATGCAGAAAAGGACGGAAGACTAAAACCAGGAGGGACCATTATTGAAGGAACATCCGGAAATACTGGAATGGGACTGGCTTTAGCAGCAATTATCAAAGGATACAAATGTATTTTTGTGACGAATGATAAACAGTCTAAAGAGAAATGTGATATACTTAGAGCTGTAGGTGCTGAGGTTATTGTATGTCCAACTGATGTACCACCAGAAAGTAAAAGATCTTATTACTCGGTTTCTAAAAGACTGGCTCAGGAAACACCTAATGGCTGGTATGTAAACCAGTATGACAATCCATCCAACAGACAAGCTCACTATGAAAGTACAGCACCAGAGATTTGGAAACAGACTGAAGGTAAACTTACTCATTTTGTTGCAGGAGCTGGTACTGGTGGAACTGTTACGGGTTGTGGAACATTCTTCAAAGAACAAAATCCGGATATTCAGGTTATCGGGATAGATACTTACGGCTCTATTCTGAAACATTTCCATGAAACCGGAGAAATTGATAAGTCTTTAATTCATACCTATATTACGGAAGGTATTGGAGAGGATATCATCCCGGAGAATTATGATATGACTGTTATTGATCATTTCGAAAAAGTAACCGATAAAGACGGGGCAATCTATGCCAGAAAGCTGGCTCTGGAAGAAGGCATCTTTTGCGGGTATTCTGCAGGTAGTGCTATTGCAGCTCTGGTGCAAATGAAGGACCGATTTACGAAAGATGATGTTGTCGTTGTATTATTACACGATCATGGCAGCCGCTATGTAGGGAAAATATACAATGATGAATGGATGAAAGCCCAAGGCTGGTTGTAA